Proteins from a genomic interval of Clostridium scatologenes:
- a CDS encoding MoaF C-terminal domain-containing protein: MTKENNREFPTVGTVVEDLKSDKMRSYGKIYGYESYDMGKVTNFPVGSYATIV; encoded by the coding sequence ATGACAAAAGAAAATAATAGGGAATTTCCAACAGTTGGAACTGTAGTAGAAGATTTAAAATCAGATAAGATGCGTTCTTATGGTAAAATTTATGGATATGAATCATATGATATGGGCAAAGTTACAAATTTTCCTGTAGGTTCATATGCAACTATTGTTTAA
- a CDS encoding helicase-related protein has product MKRGAVERNFRKIKNQIPQIEEIVQHTKTNALWEHEVSVRKKIRHLKEFENDGLRDFKSVYEQYLEILEYISERLVEDYNRKNGTNFSFKEIVKHNYESYLGSGIISVLITKHIPKLVSKEFDNVFPANPKDEYEHARKLIRKFYLHLGETNTGKTYNAMQRLKQAKKGIYLSPLRILALENYERLNSEGVKCSLMTGEEEIIVEGAQHISCTIEKLDVNEEYDIAIIDEIQMINDDQRGAAWTRALLGLNCKEIHICGAINSKELLIDIIEDCQDQYEFKEYKRSIPLEMEYGSFSRKNIQDGDALVVFSKKRVLELAYYYGSLGIKASLIYGDLPPEVRRKQYEQFINKETKILVTTDAIGMGVNLPIRRIIFMNVKKFDGSQVRFLNSQEVKQIAGRAGRKGIYDIGYVASYGGTQEFINEMINVRDRTIQEAVIGPSEAILKIKSLPLREKLALWSTRKEKMYFYRKMDISEYIIVLDNIKSYKLDEKTEWTLLKIPFDVSNPTMMDAFLSYVDELFIAHSDLISKPTCLIKDLNELELYYQRINLYYSFSKVFNLEFDEQWVYDERISVSEDINKILLNI; this is encoded by the coding sequence ATGAAAAGAGGAGCAGTAGAAAGAAATTTTAGGAAGATAAAAAATCAAATTCCTCAAATAGAAGAAATAGTACAGCATACTAAGACAAATGCATTATGGGAACATGAGGTTTCTGTAAGAAAGAAAATAAGACACTTAAAGGAATTTGAAAATGATGGACTTAGAGATTTTAAAAGTGTTTATGAGCAATATTTAGAAATATTAGAATACATATCTGAAAGGCTTGTAGAGGACTACAATAGAAAAAATGGTACTAACTTTAGTTTTAAAGAAATAGTAAAACATAATTATGAAAGCTATTTGGGTTCTGGAATAATCAGTGTGCTTATAACCAAGCATATACCTAAGCTTGTATCTAAAGAATTTGACAATGTATTTCCTGCAAATCCTAAGGATGAATATGAACATGCTAGAAAGCTTATTAGAAAATTTTATCTTCACTTAGGGGAAACTAATACAGGAAAAACTTATAATGCCATGCAAAGATTAAAACAAGCTAAAAAGGGAATATATCTATCTCCGTTAAGAATATTAGCTTTGGAAAATTATGAGAGGCTAAATTCTGAAGGTGTAAAATGCAGCCTTATGACTGGAGAAGAAGAAATAATAGTAGAAGGAGCACAGCATATATCCTGCACTATAGAAAAATTAGATGTTAATGAAGAATATGATATAGCAATCATAGACGAAATTCAGATGATAAATGATGATCAAAGGGGAGCAGCATGGACACGAGCATTGTTAGGATTAAATTGTAAAGAGATACATATTTGTGGAGCCATTAATAGTAAAGAGCTATTAATTGATATAATTGAAGATTGCCAAGATCAATATGAATTTAAAGAATATAAAAGAAGCATACCTCTTGAGATGGAGTATGGGTCTTTTTCTCGTAAAAATATTCAAGATGGAGATGCACTTGTAGTATTTTCTAAAAAAAGAGTATTAGAATTAGCATATTATTATGGAAGTTTAGGAATAAAAGCAAGCTTGATTTATGGAGATCTGCCTCCTGAAGTGAGAAGAAAGCAGTATGAGCAGTTTATAAATAAAGAAACAAAAATATTGGTAACTACTGATGCCATTGGTATGGGAGTAAATCTTCCAATTAGAAGAATTATATTTATGAATGTTAAGAAGTTTGATGGAAGTCAAGTGAGATTTTTAAATTCACAAGAGGTAAAACAAATTGCAGGAAGAGCAGGAAGAAAAGGTATATATGATATTGGGTATGTGGCATCCTATGGAGGTACTCAAGAATTTATAAACGAGATGATAAATGTAAGAGATAGAACTATACAAGAAGCAGTTATAGGGCCAAGTGAAGCAATACTTAAAATAAAAAGCTTACCCTTAAGGGAAAAGCTTGCATTATGGAGTACACGAAAAGAGAAGATGTACTTTTATAGAAAAATGGATATTTCAGAGTATATCATAGTATTAGATAATATAAAGAGTTACAAATTAGATGAAAAAACGGAATGGACTCTACTTAAAATACCTTTTGATGTATCCAATCCTACGATGATGGATGCTTTTTTAAGCTATGTAGATGAACTTTTTATAGCTCATAGTGATTTAATTTCTAAGCCAACTTGTTTAATAAAAGATCTTAATGAATTGGAACTTTACTATCAAAGGATAAATCTTTATTATTCTTTTTCTAAAGTTTTTAATTTAGAATTTGATGAACAGTGGGTTTATGATGAACGTATTTCAGTAAGTGAGGATATTAATAAAATATTATTGAATATATAA
- a CDS encoding response regulator transcription factor → MNKILLVEDDLSLIDGLEFSLQKNGFYVNIARTVKEALAIFEDNNYDLFILDLTLPDGNGFEICKKIRQTSNVPIIFLTASDEEVNIVMGLDIGGDDYITKPFKLNELISRINALLRRSKISNIEQNQLQSNGIMINLIENRVFKNKGEIEVTTAEFRLLCLFMRNPNIVLSRDIVLNRLWDNNSSFIDDNTLSVYIRRLRCKIEDDSEKPKYLVTVRGVGYKWNIIK, encoded by the coding sequence ATGAATAAAATTCTTTTAGTAGAAGATGACTTAAGTTTGATTGATGGTCTTGAATTTTCACTCCAAAAGAATGGATTTTATGTTAATATAGCAAGGACTGTAAAAGAAGCCTTGGCCATATTTGAAGATAATAATTATGATTTGTTTATTCTTGACTTAACATTACCAGATGGTAATGGTTTTGAAATTTGCAAAAAAATACGTCAAACTTCCAATGTTCCAATTATTTTTCTTACAGCTTCAGATGAGGAAGTTAATATTGTAATGGGACTTGATATTGGCGGGGATGATTATATTACAAAACCATTTAAATTAAATGAACTTATTTCAAGAATTAATGCATTGTTACGTCGAAGTAAAATATCAAATATTGAACAAAATCAACTACAGTCTAATGGCATAATGATTAATTTAATAGAAAACAGAGTATTTAAAAATAAGGGTGAAATAGAGGTAACTACAGCTGAATTTAGGCTTTTATGTTTATTTATGAGAAATCCTAATATAGTGCTGTCTAGAGATATTGTTCTAAATAGACTCTGGGATAACAATAGTAGTTTTATAGATGATAATACTTTATCTGTATATATAAGAAGATTAAGATGTAAAATTGAAGATGATTCAGAAAAACCTAAGTATCTAGTGACAGTACGGGGTGTTGGATATAAGTGGAATATTATAAAGTGA